The Caldisericia bacterium genomic sequence CTTTTCTTGTTAGAAGTGATATTATGATTGGAACAGGCCAACTACCAAAATTTGGTGAAGATATGTATAAAGTTGAAAATGAAGATTTGTGGTTAATACCAACTGCAGAAGTTCCACTAACTAATTTACATAAGGATGAAATTTTAGATGAGAAAGATCTTCCAAAATATTACACTGCATATACAGCATGTTTTAGAAGAGAAGCGGGCGCTGCTGGAAAAGATACAAGAGGCTTAATAAGAGTTCATCAATTTAATAAAGTTGAACTTGTTAAAATTGTAAAACCAGAAGATTCTTATCTTGAACTTGAAAAACTTGTAAATGAGGCTGAGGATGTTTTAAAGGAATTAAAACTTCCATATAGAGTTATGCTTCTTTCAACCGGAGATATGTCTGGTTTTTCAGCAAGTAAAACTTATGATATTGAGGTTTGGATGCCTTCATATGGAAGGTTTGTAGAAATATCGTCATGTTCAAACTGCACAGATTTTCAAGCAAGAAGAATGAATACAAGATTTAGGAGAGAAAATGGAAAAATAGAATATGTTCATACCTTAAATGGATCAGGCGTAGCAGTTGGAAGGTGCTTTGCAGCACTCATTGAAAATTATCAAAATGAAGATGGCTCTGTTTCAATTCCAGAGGTATTGATACCATATATTGGTGTTGATAAAATAAATAAAGATTAGGAGGTATTTATGATAAAGGTTATTAAGAATAAACCTTTTTTGAAAAAGAAAAATTTAAATTGTAGAGAATGTGCAACTCCTTGTAAATCTGCTTGTAAAACATCAATGACTGTTGGAAATCAAATTTGTGAAAAAGATAGAGAAGATAGAAAGTTTGTCTTTTAAACCTCCTTTATTTCACAAATTTTCTTTTTTAAACAGATTTTTTGTTTTTTTTCCAATTACGGGTAGTCTTATTGAAGTTGATAAAGATTTTTATTTTAATTTAAATGAAAATTCTTTAATAGATGAGCCATTTTTAAATGAAGAGAAAAAAATATGGGAAAAATATGATGTAAAATTTAATCCACCAAAATACTTAAAATCTTTATGTCTTCTTATCTCTCAAACCTGTAATATGAAATGTGATTATTGCTTTGTTAATGATGGAACTTTTGGAGATAATGAGAGTTTGATGGATGAAAATGTAAGTTTAAAAGCAGTTGACTTTTTAATTGAGAATTCAAAAACGAAACATATTGAAATTGATTTTTTTGGTGGTGAACCACTAATAAATTGGAAAGTTGTAAGAAAAACAATTGAATATGGTGGTAAAAGGAGCAAAGAGTATGGAAAAATTTTAAGATTTTCTTTAACAACAAATGGAGTTTTATTAGATGAAGAAAAATTAAATTTTTTAAAAGAAAATTTTGTAAGTTTAATTATATCTCTTGATGGTCCGCCTGAAGTTAATAATTTACATAGAAAAATGAAAAATGGATCAAATTCATTTGATTATGTTTATAAAAATATTAAAAATTTAAAAAATTATGAGGGTTATTATATAAGAGGTACTTTTACAAATAAAACAAAAGATATTTTTGAAAATGCAAAATTTTTTTATGAAAACGGTTTTAAAAATATCTCTCTTGAACCGGTTATTTTAGATAAAGAAAATCCTTTAAGTTTAAAAAAAGAAGACCTTAAAGAATTAAAAAAAGAGTATGAAAAATTAGGAGAGTATATCTATAATGAAAAATTGAAAGGAAATAAGTTAAACTTTTATCACTTTAATATTGATTTATCTAATGGACCATGTCTAGGTAAGATGAATTTTGGATGTGGTGCTGGTGTTGAATATTTAGCAGTTGATACAAAAGGAGACATATATCCTTGTCATTTTTTAAAGGAGTTTAAAGAATTTAAAGTTGGTAACATATTTGATGGAATAGATGAGAATAAGAAAAATTATTTTATGTATCTAAATGATATTAATTCAAAAGAAAAATGCAAAAGTTGTTGGGCAAAATATCTTTGTGGAGGAGGGTGTATTGCTCATTCATACTTTATAAATAGTGATCCTTTAAAAATGCCGGATGATTTTTGTGAAATTCAGAAAAAAAGAATTGAAATTGGTCTTTTAATTAATAGTTTATAATTAATTATAATAAACTTAATTTTAAGAGGGGTGATAGATGAATGAAAAGGATTTCGAAAAAATTGCCCTTGAGTGGGCAATAATTGAGGCTGAAAGGTGTTTATATTGCTTTGATGCTCCATGTGAAAAGGCTTGTCCAATAAATCTTCCGATATCTAATTTTATCTATTTTATAAAAAATAAAAATTTTAAGTCAGCATATGAACTTGTAAGAGAAAATCATCCACTGATCTCAATTGCAGGTTGTGTCTGTCCAGAAGAAATTCTTTGTCAAACTGAGTGTACAAGAGGGAAAATTGACAAACCTATCAAGATAAGAGAACTTCACAAATTTTTAACTGAATATTTTTGTGATAATAAAAATCTTTCTCTTCCAGAATATAAATATGAAGAAGTAGCAATAATAGGTGGTGGGCCTGCTTCTTTATCTTGTGCATTTTATTTAAGAACATTTGGTTATAAAACAGTCGTATTTTCTGATACAGAATTAGGTGGAATTCCTCTTAAAGAAATTTCAAATTTGAGATTAAGCGATGAGACTCTAAAAAGAGATTTAGATTTTATTAAAGAAAATTTCATTTTTAAGTTTGTAAGAAAAAGAGTAGAAAATCTTAATGAAATATTAAATAGTTTTAAAGCAATATTTATTGGTATAGGTCTTTCAGATGAAATTGAACTTGAAGTCTTAGGAAAAGATAAAGAGGGTGTTTTTAAAGCAAGAGAGATCTTAAGGAAAATAAAGAGAGGAGAAGAGATAAAATTTGGAGAAAGGATTGGTGTTATAGGTGGAGGAAATGTTGCTTTTGAAGTTGCAAATACATTAAAAACACTCTATCCAGATAAAGAAGTTATTATAATTTATAGAAGAGGTTTAACAGATTTAAAATGTTATCCTGAAGAATTTGAGAGAGCAAAGAAACTCGGTGTTAATTTTTACTTTGAATCAATTCCAATTGAAATAGTAGGAAAGGAGAAAGTAGAGGGTATAAAAGTGACTCAAGTCAGTTTAAAAGAAAAAGATAAAGATGGAAGAAGAGTACCAAAATTAATAGAGAATAGTGAATTTATTATTCCATTAAACAATATTATTATTGCAATAGGACAAAAATTAGAAGAAACCATTTTTCCTGAAATTCAAAAAGAAAATGGTTTAATCAAAGTTGATGAAAACTTTATGACAAATATAAAAGGTGTCTTTGCTGGTGGTGATTGTGTTAATGGAGGGGATACAATAACAAGAGCAGCAAAAGAGGGAAAATTGGCTGCCTTTAAAATTCATGAATATTTAAGGAGGATTTAAAATGTTTAAATTAAGAGATCTTTCAATTGAATTTTTAGGTATAACACTTGAAAATCCATTTATTTTATCTGCTTCACCATCAACAGATGAACTTGAAATTGCAATTAATGGTCTTGAAGCTGGTTGGGCAGGAGTAATTTTAAAAACAACTTCTGTTGAAGACAACCCAGTTCCTTTAAAATATCCAATGATGTCTTCATTTGGAAATTATTCAAAAAGAGTATTAGGACTTGGAAATATTGATTTAATTTCTAAATATCACATTGATGAAGTTGAGAAAAGAGTAAAAATTTTAAAAGAAAAATTTCCACACAAAATGATTGGTGCAAGCATAATGGGGAGTAAAAAAGAAGATTGGCAAAATTTAGTTTATAGATTAAGAAAGGCGGGAGTTGATATAATCGAATGTTCTTTTTCATGTCCTCAGGGAAGTATGGGCGAAGCACCTGGAAGGATGCTTGCTCAATCTGTTCAAGCAACAGAAAAGGTAACATCATGGGTCAAAGAAGCTGCAGAAAATACTCCTGTTTTAATAAAAATAACACCTCAAGTTACAGATATCGTTGAAGTTGCTGAGGCAGTTAAAAGAGGTGGTGCAGATGGAATAACTGCAAGTAATACAATACCCTCTCTTCTTGGAATAGATATTTATACATTTGAACCTTATCCAACTGTTTTTGGTTACTCATCATATTCAGGTCTTTCAGGAAATGCCATAAAACCAATAACTCTTAGAACAATTGCAGAAATAAAAAGAAATGTTGATATTACAATATCAGGAAATGGCGGAGCGTATTCCTCGAGAGACGCAATTGAATTTATGCTCGTTGGAGCAAGTAATGTTCAATTTTGTACACTTCCGATGGTGTATGGTTTTAGAGTAATTGAAGAATTAAAAAGAGGTTTATCTCATTATCTTGATGAAATGGGATTTAAATCTCCATCAGAAATTGTTGGAAAAACACTTGAAAAAATAAAAACAAACGAAGAATTAATTATTTTAGACTTTGTTAAAGCAAAAATAGATGAAGAAAAGTGCGTTGGTTGTGAACTCTGTTTTGTTAGTTGTAGAGATGGAGGACATATGGCAATTGAATTAAAAGAGGAAACAAGAGTCCCAAAGGTAAATGAAGAAAAGTGTGTTGGTTGCGCTTTATGTATGCAAGTCTGCCCAGTTGATGCAATTAAAATTTATGAAAGAAAAATTAATATTGAACATTATTACATAAGAAAATGAAAAAAATTGTTGTAAACTTTAAATTAAATGGAGAAGACATTATTGATGAAGTTCCTGTAAATAAAACACTTGTGGAATATTTAAGGGATAATTTACATTTAACTGGAACAAAAGAAGGTTGTTCAAAAGGAGAATGTGGGGCATGCACAGTAATAATTGATGGAAAAAATTATACATCTTGTCTTGTTTTGATGCCAGAGGTTCAAAATAAATCTGTTTTTACAATTGAAGGTTTAAAAGATAAAGTTGAGTTTATAGATTACCTTATTGATGAGGGGGCATTCCAATGTGGTTTTTGTGCACCTGGTTTTGTTGTAAGTTTGTACTCTTTTCTTGAAAAAAGAAAAGACATTACTATTGATGAAGTTAAAGAGGCAATTTCAGGAAATCTATGTAGATGTACAGGATATAAGAAAATTCTTGATGCAATTAATAAATTTATAAAAGAGAAAAGAGGACAAAATGAAAGAATTTGAATATTTTAAACCAAAAAATTTACTTGAGGCTCTTGATCTTGCAAAAAATTTTGGGAATAATAAGAGATTTCTAGCTGGTGGTACAGATTTAATTGTAAGGTTAAAGGATAATTTAATAAAAGAGGAAAATATTATTGATTTAAAAGATATTGATGAGTTAAAGGGTATAAAAGAAAATGGAGATGAAATTGAAATAGGACCACTTGTCACTTTTACAGAGATAATTGAGTCAGAAATAATGAATAAATATTCTCCTCTTATTGTTCTCGCTGCAAAAAAAGTTGGCTCTCCTCAAATAAGAAATAAAGGAACAATTGGTGGAAATTTATGTAATGCTTCTCCTGCAGGTGATTCAATTCCTCCTTTAATGTGCGAGGAGGCGCGTCTTTTATTAAAATCAAAAGATAGAGAAAGAGTTGTTAATATTAATGAATTTTTTTTAGGACCTGGAAAAACATGTTTAAATCAAGACGAAATATTGGTAAAAATAGTTGTAAAAAAATGGAAAAACTCAAACTTGGGATTTTTTAATAAACTTGGACAAAGAAATGCTTTAACTATTTCAATAGCATCAAATTGTGTAAAAATTGATAAAGAGGGTAAAAACATAAAAGATATTAAAATTTCATTGGGTTCAGTTGCACCAACTGTTGTAAGAGCAAAAAAAGTTGAGGAGGCTATTTTAAATTTAAAAGAAATAAATGAAGATGAATTATTTAAAATATCATCTCTTATTGAAAATGAAATTGATCCAATTACAGATGTTAGAGGTTCAAGAGAATATAGAATAGAAGTTTCGAAATATTTGCTTTATGAAAGTTTAATTTATTTATTTAATTTGTGAGGTAAAAATGAGTGTAAAACTTGAAGAGAAAAAAAGAGAAGAAGAGAAATGGATTGGCAAAAAAATAAAACAAATTTATTCTCAGGAAAAAGTTAAGGGAGAATTAAAATATCCATCAGATATCTATTTTGAAAATATGGTTTGGGGAGAAGTTTTAAGAAGTAAATATCCCCATGCATTAATTAAAAAAATTGATGTTTCTAAAGCAGAAAAACTTCCGGGAGTTGTAAAGGTTCTAACTTATAAAGATATACCTGGCTTAAATGGTTTTGGAATAGTTGTTCAAGATCAGCCAGTCTTATGCTATGACAAAGTAAGATATCTTGGAGATGCTATTGCTTTAGTAGCAGCGGAAACAAAAGAAATAGCGAAAAAAGCACTTGAATTAATTGAAGTTCAATATGAACCACTTCCAGTTGTAGAAGATCCTCTTGAAGCAATTAAAGAATCTTCTCCAAAAGTGCATGAAAGTGGGAATATACACCTTCATACAGTTGTTAAAAAAGGAGATGTTGAGAAGGGATTTAGAGAGGCAGATTTAATTGTTGAAAATGAATATAGAACTGGTAGACAGGAACATGCTTATCTTGAAACAGAAAATGGTGTTGCTTTTTATGATGAAGAAGAAGATACAATTACAGTTATTTGTGGAGGTCAATATCCATTCAGAGATCAAATTCAAATAGCAAGAGTTCTTGCATTTGATCCAAGGAAAATAAGAGTAATAAATGAACCAATGGGAGGTGGATTTGGCGGAAAAGATGAAATTACAACGCAGATCCATCTTGCACTCCTTGCTTATCACACAAAAAGACCGGTTAAAATGGAAATTAGTAGAGAAGAGTCAATAGTTTTCTCATGGAAAAGACATCCAATGATTCTAAGATATAAAACAGGTGTTAAAAAAGATGGAACACTTGTTGCAAATGAAGTTTATATTTATGCAGATACAGGTGCATATGCATCATTGGGAGGGCCTGTTGTGAATCTTGCAATAGAACATTCATGTGGTCCATATAGAATTCCAAACACTCATATTGAAGGATTTTGCATTTATACTAACAATGGAGTATCAAGCGCATTTAGAGGCTTTGGAGTAAATCAAGTAACATTTGCAATGGAGTCACAAATGGATGAAATTGCATATAAACTTCAAATTGATCCATTACTACTTAGAAGAAAAAATATATTAAAAAGAGGAGAGGAAACTGGAATAGGAAGTAAAATTGAAACAAGCATTGGATTAAATAAAATTTTAGATGAAATTGAGAAACATCCAATTTATAAAGAAAGAGAGAAAATAAAATTATCTTCATCTAAATTCAAAAAGTATGGGGTCGGAATAGCATTATCTTATCAAGGAACTGGTCTTGGTGTTGGACTTCCAGATTATGGTGCTGCAATAATTGAAATGAGAAGAGATGGTGGATTTAATGTTTATGCAGGAAGTGTTGAAATAGGACAAGGAGCAAAAACAACACTTAAAATTATAGCATTAGAATCATTAAAAATTAAAGATGAAAATAAAGTATTTATAGTTACTGGTGACAGTTTTCTTGTTCCTGATTCTGGAACAACAACTGCTTCTGGTGCAACATATAGAAGTGGAAGAGCAATTAAAATTGCATCTGAAAAAATTTTAAAGATATTAAAAAGAGAAGTTTCTGAAATTTTCGATATCCCAGAAAATAATATCTATATAAAAGATGAAACTTTTTATGACAAAGAAAATAGAGAACTTATAAACTATGAAAAATTAGGGGAAATTCTTTATGAAAAAAGAAGGTTACCAAAAGTAGATGGTCACTTTAATTTTCCAACATCAAAAACAAAAATTAATGGAGCATTTGGTTTACCTCATTATATTTTTAGTTTTTCAGGTAGTATCGCCCTTGTTGAAGTTAATACTCTTACAGGTAAGGTAAATCTAATTAAGGGAGTTAATTTAATTGATGGAGGAAGGGTAATAAATAAAATAGGCTTTGAGGGACAATCTGAAGGTGGTTTAGTTATGGGAATGGGTTATGCTTTAATGGAAGATGTAATTATTAAAAATGGGGAGTTTTTAACAAAAAATTTCTCAACATATATAATTCCAACAATACTTGATATCCCAAAAGATTTAGAGACTATTTCAATTGAAAGTATAGAAGAATTAGGACCTTTTGGATCAAAGGGCATTGGAGAAACAACAATGGTTCCAATTGCGCCAGCAATAACAAATGCAATATTTCATGCAACCGAAGCAAGAATAAGACAAATCCCCGCTACACCAGAAAGAGTATTCTTTAAATTAAGAGAAAAAGAAAAGGAGGACAAGAGTAAATGAAATTTTTATTTAAAGATGTAACTTTAATAGGGACAATGAATAAAGATGGAAAAGAAATTGAAAATGGATATCTAACAGTTGAAAATGGAGTAATCACATTTGTTGGTGATAAAGAGCCAAAAGGAAATTATGATAGAGTTATTGATGGAAGAGGAAAATTACTTCTTCCAGGATTTGTAAATACACATCATCATTTTTATCAAACTCTTTTTAGAAATATAAAAGAGGTAAATGATCTAAAACTTTTTGATTGGCTTATATATTTATATGAAAAATGGAAAAATATTGATGAAGAAGCAGTTTATGTATCAACAGTTATTGCAATACTTGAAATGATGAAAAGTGGAGTTACTACAACAACAGATCATCTATATCTTGTACCTTACAACAACGTAAAAATTTTTGATGCCCAAATTGAAGCAGCAAAATTAACAAAAATTCGTTTTCATCCAACAAGAGGTGCAATGTCTCTATCAAAAAAAGACGGGGGCTTGCCACCAGATAGTGTAGTTCAAAATGATGAAAAAATTTTAGTCCATACAGAAGATATGATTAAAAAGTATCATAATGGTGAGAAATATTCTATGCTTAGAATTGCAATTGCCCCCTGTTCTCCATTTTCAGTCACAAAAAATATTATGATAGAAAGTTTGAGGCTCGCAGAAAAGTATAATGTGTTACTTCACACTCATCTTGCTGAAACCTTAGATGAAGAAATTTATTGTAAAGAGAAATTTGGTCTAAGACCTGTTGAACTTATGGAATCTATTGGATGGTTAAATAAAAGGGTCTGGTTTGCTCATATGGTTCATTTGAGTGATAGTGATATTGAAAAATTAATAAAAGGTGATGTGGGTATGGCTCATTGTCCTACATCGAATATGAAACTTGGTTCAGGAATTGCTAGAGTAAGTGAACTAAAAGGAAAAATAAGAATTGGACTTGCAGTTGATGGAAGTTCAAGTAATGACACAAACAATTTTATTCTTGAAATTAGAAATGCACTTCTTCTTCAAAGGGTTAAATATGGAAGTAATGCAATTACATCAAGAGATGTTCTAAAATTTGCAACAATTGGTGGGGCGGAAGTTTTAAGGATGGATGATTTTATAGGATCAATTGAGATAGGAAAAGCAGCAGATATTATTATGTTTGATTTAAATAAACTTGAGTTTGCTGGAGGATTAAACGATCTAATTTCTGTACCTGTGTATCTTGATGCAAAAAAAGTTGATTTTCTAATGATTAATGGAGAAATTTTAATTGAGAATGGAAATTTTGTTTCTATCGATGAAAGAGAGTTTATAGAAAAACAAAATAAAATTTCAAAAAAACTTTTAGAAAAAATATAATTTTTATTTTTATTTATCTACCTTTGGCAAAACAATACCAATTTGTTTATCATATTTCCCTTTCTTATCTTTATAACTTACTTCGCACTCCTCATCACTTTCAAGAAAAATAATTTGAGCGATACCTTCATTAGCATAAACTTTAACAGGTAATGGGGTTGTATTTGAAATTTCAATTGTAACATGACCTTCCCATTCTGCTTCTATTGGTGTTATATTTACAATAATTCCACATCTTGCATAAGTTGATTTTCCAATACAGATACCCAAAACTTTTCTTGGCATTCTTAAATATTCAACACTTCTTCCAAGAATAAATGAATTTGGAGGAATAATACATGTCTCGCCCTTAAAGTCAACAAAACTTTTTGGATCAAAATTTTTTGGATCAATTATTGAATTGAAAACATTTGTAAAAATTTTAAATTCATTAGAAAGTCTCAAATCATAACCATAGGAAGAGAGTCCATAAGAAATAACTCCTTTCTTAATCTGTTTTTCTTCAAATGGTTCTATCATTTTATATTGAGTTGCCATTTTTTTAATCCATTTATCACTCTTTAACATCTCTAATCCTTATATAATCTTTCTCAATTACAAAATCCTCAAATACTGTTGGAGCATATTCTTTTAAAATTTTTAAAATTTCAATAAAAACATTTCTTATTTCCCATTGGGCTTCTTTACTACCCCTTAATTTAATCATATGTCTAAGTTCTCTAAAATTTGCAGTTAGAACTATTTCTGTTTTTGTTGCGTTTGGAAGAACAAATCTTGCGTCCTCTTTAGGAATTCCTAAATTTATTAATTTTTTGTAGACATCCCTTGTTCTCTCCATAAAATCTTTATATATTATTAAAGCCTCATTGTTTGCTAAAATAGTATAAGGAATTACATAGTCAAAATTTGATTCATTAACGTATCTTTGTGATTTTTGAGTATATGATGCGATTCTATGTCTAACTAATTGGTGGGTTAAACTTCTTGAGACCCCAGAGATCCTAAAAGAAGCCACTGCATGCTCTAAAACAGATTCATGACCAAGTTTTAAAAGCATTCTAATAAATTTAACATGACTATCTGGTGTCAATCTATCAAATGATTCATGAGCAGTTCTCCCTGCCTCTTCAATTATTTTCTCTGGATTGGGAGTTATATAAATTAATTTAACATCCAAGAATTAACCTCTTTTTGGTGGTCTAACAATAATCTCAGCAAGTTCTGGCTTTTTCTTAAGTTCTTCTTTCAATGCCTCTTCTCTTGCTGGATTAACATAATTTGGATCTTCGAATGAATATTTAAAGTTTGTATGAACATCATATCTTCCTTCAATTAATGCAACTGTATCTTCAACAAAAACAAGTTCTTCATCAGTTGGAATTACAAAAATTCTTACTTTTGAACCTTCGCCTGTAATTTCTGTTTCTGCATTTCTTGTTTTTGATATTTCATTTTTTCTTTTATCATAAATTATTCCAAGATTTTCAAGACCATCAAGTGTTTTTCCTCTTATAAGTGGACTCATTTCTCCAACACCTGCTGTAAAAACAATTGCATCAACTCTTCCTAAAACTGCATAATATGCTCCAATATATTTTTTGAGTCTATATGTTTCAATTTCAATTGCAAGTTTTGCTCTCTCATCTCCTTCTGCTGCTGCTTTTTCCACATCTCTTCTATCTGTATATTTTCCTGTAATTCCTAAAATTCCACTTTTTTTATTAAGTAAATTATCAAGTTGATCAACAGTTAGATTTTCTTTTCTCATCATAAATAAATCAATTCCAGCATCATGATCTCCTGCTCTTGTTCCCATGACCAAACCCTCAAGGGGTGTTAATCCCATTGAAGTATCAACTGAAATTCCATTTTTAACTGCATTTGCACTGGCTCCATTTCCAATATGAAGACAAATTAAATTTGTCTCAAATGGATCTTTTCCTAAGAGTACTGCTGCTCTTTTTGAAACATATAAAAATGATGTTCCATGAAATCCATATCTTCTTACTCTATATTTTTCATACCACTCATATGGAAGAGAATAAATATAAGCATATTTTGGCATTGTTTGATGCCATGCTGTATCCATTATTGCGCAATGAGGAACATCTGGCAAAAGTTCCATTGCTGCTCTAACACCAAGTAAATTTGGAGGGTTGTGAAGAGGAGCAAGATCAGAAAGAGATTCAAATGTTTTTAAAAATTCTTCGTTTATAATTGATGACTTTGCAAATTTTTCTCCACCATGAACCATTCTGTGTCCAACTCCTTGAATACTTTTTAGATCTTTAATAACACCAATCTCTGGATCAAGAAGAGTATCAATAATTAGTTTAATAGCAACTTTATGATCTGGACAATCGTGTTCTACTTTAAAGTTTCCTTTACCATTTGCATAATGATCAATAAAAGAGCCACCAATTGTTACTCTTTCAACTATTCCTCTTGCTAAAATTTTTCTCTCATTCCATCTATAGAGTTGATATTTAACAGAAGAACTTCCACAATTTAATGTGAGTATGTCCATCTAAACTACCTCCTTGAAAGTTTTATATATCAAAAATAATATCAACTTTATATAAATTATCAACTTTTTCTATTATCATATCTTCAAGAGTACAGGCTTTTATAGCATACTTTATCTTATGTTTTTTCTCATCAAAGGTTTCTCCAAAAAGTTTTCCTTTAATGATATTTTCACTAAATTCTTCAATTTTAAAATTTTTTATTAAAAAGAATTTTGAATCAAAAAGGTAGATAAACTCATTTAAAAATTTGTTTAAAAGCATCTCAATAAAATCAGATTTTATCTCAAAATTAATCTCTTCTTTTTCTTGAAGATTTTCTTCCTCTCTCATTAAAAATAATGTACCTTCTCCAGAATTCTCAAAAAGTTCCTTTAAGTTTCTACCATAAACTCTTATTCCAATATCAGCAGTATGTGGAAAAATTTCAAATTTTTTCATTTCTATTAATTGCAATTCCTTTTACTTCATCAATTGAGTCTGTGTTTATTAATCTTACTCCTGAAGCATTTCTCTTTTGAATAGGGATCTCTTTAGTTTTTATTCTTATTATTTTACCAAATTTTGTCACAATAAATATCTCATCACTTTCACTAACACTTCTTACTGCTACAACATTATCATTTTTAAGTTTAATTCCTCTCATTCCAGAAATACCTCTATTTTTTAAATGAATTTCATTAAAATTTAATCTTTTTCCTTTTCCTTTTTGAGTTATAATAAAAAGCGATTTATTTATTTCTTCAACATCAAAACTTGCAATCTCATCATTCTCTTTTAATTTTAATCCCCTAACTCCTCCTGCGTTTCTTCCTTGAGGTTTTAATTTTTTTAAAGAAAATTTTGCTATATTCCCTCCTTTTGAAATCACAACTATATTTTCATCTCCATTAACAACCCTAACTCTTTTAACATAATCATTTTCATCTAAATTAATTATTTTAATTCCATTTCTTCTTAAGTTTTTAAGAAAACCACTTTCTGTCATTTTTATTTTTCCTTTAGAAGTAAAAAGGAGTATATATTTTTTATTTAATTCTCCAGCATAAATTGATGTTACTCTTTCGTCTGGATGAAGTGGTAATAAAATATGTAAAGATTCTCCTTTTGCCTTTTTTTCACCCTCAGGAATTTCATATACTGGAAGAGAATAAACCTTTCCAAAATTTGTGAAAAAATAAAGATTTTTATGTGTAGATGTAAAATATATATCTGAGATTTCATCCTCCCTACCTAGTGTTATACCTTTAACTCCCTTTCCTCCTCTATTTTGTGTTATAAAATTATTTAAACTTGTTCTTTTAATATAACCATCATTTGTTAGAAACACCAACATAGATTCGTCTTGAA encodes the following:
- the scfA gene encoding six-cysteine ranthipeptide SCIFF, whose amino-acid sequence is MIKVIKNKPFLKKKNLNCRECATPCKSACKTSMTVGNQICEKDREDRKFVF
- the preA gene encoding NAD-dependent dihydropyrimidine dehydrogenase subunit PreA, with translation MFKLRDLSIEFLGITLENPFILSASPSTDELEIAINGLEAGWAGVILKTTSVEDNPVPLKYPMMSSFGNYSKRVLGLGNIDLISKYHIDEVEKRVKILKEKFPHKMIGASIMGSKKEDWQNLVYRLRKAGVDIIECSFSCPQGSMGEAPGRMLAQSVQATEKVTSWVKEAAENTPVLIKITPQVTDIVEVAEAVKRGGADGITASNTIPSLLGIDIYTFEPYPTVFGYSSYSGLSGNAIKPITLRTIAEIKRNVDITISGNGGAYSSRDAIEFMLVGASNVQFCTLPMVYGFRVIEELKRGLSHYLDEMGFKSPSEIVGKTLEKIKTNEELIILDFVKAKIDEEKCVGCELCFVSCRDGGHMAIELKEETRVPKVNEEKCVGCALCMQVCPVDAIKIYERKINIEHYYIRK
- the serS gene encoding serine--tRNA ligase yields the protein MLDIRFVRNNPEIVRESLKARGYSDEILDEFLRVDKERLTLLKEFEELKHNLNLLSKKVAELKRKGEDIGDLLLESKELSDRVENIKEKLKIVEENLNEIILRIPNIPHETVPKGIDSSFNVEIRRWGEIRKFKFNPKPHWELGEELYILDQERASKLSGSRFSLYKGLGARLERALINFMLDLHIKKHGYTEIFPPFLVRSDIMIGTGQLPKFGEDMYKVENEDLWLIPTAEVPLTNLHKDEILDEKDLPKYYTAYTACFRREAGAAGKDTRGLIRVHQFNKVELVKIVKPEDSYLELEKLVNEAEDVLKELKLPYRVMLLSTGDMSGFSASKTYDIEVWMPSYGRFVEISSCSNCTDFQARRMNTRFRRENGKIEYVHTLNGSGVAVGRCFAALIENYQNEDGSVSIPEVLIPYIGVDKINKD
- a CDS encoding (2Fe-2S)-binding protein, coding for MKKIVVNFKLNGEDIIDEVPVNKTLVEYLRDNLHLTGTKEGCSKGECGACTVIIDGKNYTSCLVLMPEVQNKSVFTIEGLKDKVEFIDYLIDEGAFQCGFCAPGFVVSLYSFLEKRKDITIDEVKEAISGNLCRCTGYKKILDAINKFIKEKRGQNERI
- a CDS encoding SPASM domain-containing protein, translating into MKKIEKIESLSFKPPLFHKFSFLNRFFVFFPITGSLIEVDKDFYFNLNENSLIDEPFLNEEKKIWEKYDVKFNPPKYLKSLCLLISQTCNMKCDYCFVNDGTFGDNESLMDENVSLKAVDFLIENSKTKHIEIDFFGGEPLINWKVVRKTIEYGGKRSKEYGKILRFSLTTNGVLLDEEKLNFLKENFVSLIISLDGPPEVNNLHRKMKNGSNSFDYVYKNIKNLKNYEGYYIRGTFTNKTKDIFENAKFFYENGFKNISLEPVILDKENPLSLKKEDLKELKKEYEKLGEYIYNEKLKGNKLNFYHFNIDLSNGPCLGKMNFGCGAGVEYLAVDTKGDIYPCHFLKEFKEFKVGNIFDGIDENKKNYFMYLNDINSKEKCKSCWAKYLCGGGCIAHSYFINSDPLKMPDDFCEIQKKRIEIGLLINSL
- a CDS encoding FAD-dependent oxidoreductase, producing MNEKDFEKIALEWAIIEAERCLYCFDAPCEKACPINLPISNFIYFIKNKNFKSAYELVRENHPLISIAGCVCPEEILCQTECTRGKIDKPIKIRELHKFLTEYFCDNKNLSLPEYKYEEVAIIGGGPASLSCAFYLRTFGYKTVVFSDTELGGIPLKEISNLRLSDETLKRDLDFIKENFIFKFVRKRVENLNEILNSFKAIFIGIGLSDEIELEVLGKDKEGVFKAREILRKIKRGEEIKFGERIGVIGGGNVAFEVANTLKTLYPDKEVIIIYRRGLTDLKCYPEEFERAKKLGVNFYFESIPIEIVGKEKVEGIKVTQVSLKEKDKDGRRVPKLIENSEFIIPLNNIIIAIGQKLEETIFPEIQKENGLIKVDENFMTNIKGVFAGGDCVNGGDTITRAAKEGKLAAFKIHEYLRRI
- a CDS encoding xanthine dehydrogenase family protein subunit M, which translates into the protein MKEFEYFKPKNLLEALDLAKNFGNNKRFLAGGTDLIVRLKDNLIKEENIIDLKDIDELKGIKENGDEIEIGPLVTFTEIIESEIMNKYSPLIVLAAKKVGSPQIRNKGTIGGNLCNASPAGDSIPPLMCEEARLLLKSKDRERVVNINEFFLGPGKTCLNQDEILVKIVVKKWKNSNLGFFNKLGQRNALTISIASNCVKIDKEGKNIKDIKISLGSVAPTVVRAKKVEEAILNLKEINEDELFKISSLIENEIDPITDVRGSREYRIEVSKYLLYESLIYLFNL